From one Thermatribacter velox genomic stretch:
- a CDS encoding DUF5320 domain-containing protein — protein MRRRYTPGWGGYGAFWGGWPPYWGMTPPWGFSPFGMPPEAELEMLKAQAEAIKQQLEFIEQRIKELEEELKE, from the coding sequence ATGAGAAGAAGATACACTCCAGGTTGGGGAGGCTATGGAGCTTTCTGGGGAGGATGGCCTCCTTACTGGGGGATGACTCCTCCCTGGGGTTTTTCGCCTTTTGGAATGCCACCGGAAGCAGAACTGGAGATGCTTAAAGCGCAGGCAGAAGCTATAAAACAACAGCTGGAATTTATTGAGCAGCGAATTAAGGAGCTGGAGGAGGAGTTGAAGGAATAA
- a CDS encoding HEPN domain-containing protein, with the protein MKKITETWLSYALEDLIMAQKAFEMGIYRQTCFHAQQAVEKGFKAILLEKGAKIRRIHNLLEISSELEACGMCLPVKLSELDFLNRVYRFRYPPDIGLLPHGQPTEEDAQKAVKIAKTVMDWTQQILGENH; encoded by the coding sequence ATGAAAAAAATCACTGAAACGTGGCTATCCTATGCCCTTGAAGATTTAATCATGGCCCAGAAGGCCTTTGAAATGGGGATATATCGCCAAACCTGCTTCCACGCCCAGCAAGCCGTAGAAAAAGGATTCAAAGCCATCCTCCTTGAGAAGGGCGCAAAAATCCGGCGAATTCACAACCTTCTGGAAATAAGTAGCGAGCTCGAGGCGTGTGGTATGTGCCTGCCTGTTAAGCTTTCAGAACTGGACTTCCTGAATCGCGTGTATCGGTTTCGCTATCCACCTGATATTGGTCTTTTACCCCATGGACAACCAACCGAGGAAGATGCCCAAAAAGCTGTGAAAATTGCAAAAACAGTTATGGACTGGACTCAGCAAATCCTTGGAGAAAATCATTAA
- a CDS encoding NifB/NifX family molybdenum-iron cluster-binding protein, with amino-acid sequence MKVAVSATGDSLDSQVDPRLGRARFFIVYDLDKDSFRAVENSFAQASSGAGIQVATFLANEGVEAVITGNVGPNAWRVFQEAGIKVYSGISQVTVREAIQAFREGKLSPLQGPSVGAHFGMGGNFAPPEDVPLGKGPSRGLDGDLEELRKEVNSLKERVEAVERKIEQLRKGGE; translated from the coding sequence ATGAAGGTTGCAGTAAGCGCTACAGGAGACTCTCTGGATTCCCAGGTAGATCCCCGCCTGGGGAGGGCGAGGTTCTTCATAGTTTATGACCTGGACAAGGATTCCTTCCGGGCGGTAGAGAATAGTTTTGCTCAGGCCTCTTCGGGGGCTGGCATTCAGGTTGCTACTTTTCTGGCCAATGAAGGCGTTGAAGCAGTGATTACTGGCAACGTTGGCCCCAACGCTTGGCGGGTTTTTCAGGAAGCCGGTATCAAAGTTTACTCTGGAATATCACAGGTGACGGTACGGGAAGCGATCCAGGCTTTTCGAGAGGGTAAACTTTCTCCTCTTCAAGGCCCCAGCGTGGGTGCTCATTTTGGCATGGGTGGAAACTTTGCACCCCCCGAAGATGTTCCTTTGGGGAAAGGCCCCAGCAGGGGTTTGGACGGAGATCTCGAGGAGCTTCGGAAGGAAGTGAACTCCCTCAAAGAGAGGGTTGAGGCAGTTGAGAGAAAAATCGAGCAGCTAAGAAAAGGTGGTGAGTAA
- a CDS encoding HI0074 family nucleotidyltransferase substrate-binding subunit: MDRHRLYLQDLKNAWKRLQEAVSKTQENIASEDYPYFRDSAIQRFGFTFEILWKTIKVYLEREGLSPKSPRSSFREFFSLGYLTEADMALLFQMIEDRNATAHTYRERVAEEIFSRLKQYLEITAKIIHILEETP, encoded by the coding sequence GTGGATCGACACCGATTGTACCTCCAAGACCTGAAAAACGCCTGGAAACGCCTCCAGGAAGCAGTAAGCAAAACCCAGGAAAACATAGCAAGCGAAGATTATCCCTATTTCAGAGATTCAGCTATTCAACGCTTTGGGTTCACCTTTGAAATCCTGTGGAAAACCATCAAGGTTTATCTTGAGCGAGAAGGGCTTTCTCCAAAATCGCCACGGTCTTCCTTTCGAGAATTTTTCTCTCTGGGGTATCTCACAGAAGCCGACATGGCTCTCCTCTTTCAGATGATCGAAGACCGCAATGCTACCGCTCACACCTACCGGGAAAGAGTTGCCGAAGAGATATTTTCCCGGCTCAAGCAGTACCTGGAAATCACAGCAAAAATCATTCACATTCTCGAAGAGACACCCTAA
- a CDS encoding ferrous iron transport protein A, whose amino-acid sequence MEGHVISLADMKPGQRGEIVQILGGRGMVRRLWVLGVVPGKKVEKVSSLLASGPVVIRLGQQEIALGRGVAQKILVKVSG is encoded by the coding sequence TTGGAAGGACACGTAATTTCTTTGGCCGATATGAAGCCCGGCCAGAGAGGAGAAATCGTCCAGATTCTGGGTGGTAGAGGGATGGTGAGAAGATTATGGGTTTTGGGTGTTGTTCCCGGGAAAAAAGTGGAAAAGGTGAGCTCCTTGTTAGCCAGTGGGCCGGTGGTGATACGCCTGGGCCAGCAGGAAATCGCTCTGGGCAGAGGAGTGGCCCAGAAAATTCTGGTAAAGGTGAGCGGCTGA
- a CDS encoding HEPN domain-containing protein yields MKDEIERLISKARKSLEAAKMLFQEGYYGFAASRAYYAMFYAAEASLLKKGLSFSKHSGVISAFGKHFAKPRIIPSEYHKMLRDAFRVRNIGGLRLRRRRYKGRIGKYPLKC; encoded by the coding sequence TTGAAAGACGAGATCGAAAGACTAATCAGCAAGGCCAGGAAAAGCCTTGAAGCAGCAAAGATGCTATTCCAGGAAGGTTACTACGGTTTTGCCGCCTCACGGGCTTATTATGCCATGTTCTACGCAGCCGAAGCTTCCCTTCTCAAGAAAGGACTTTCTTTCTCGAAACACTCTGGCGTGATATCAGCTTTTGGGAAGCACTTTGCAAAACCCCGGATAATTCCCAGTGAATACCACAAAATGCTTCGTGACGCCTTCCGGGTGCGTAACATAGGTGGATTACGGTTACGAAGAAGACGTTACAAGGGACGAATCGGCAAATATCCTCTCAAATGCTGA
- a CDS encoding methylglyoxal synthase: MHEKCEIINVPKKKRIALVAHDHRKSDLLEWAKFNRGLLSEHTLYATGSTGALLERELDLPIHKFQSGPWGGDQQIGAKIVDQEIDLLIFFWDPLEPLPHDPDVKALLRIAVLWNILVACNRASADFIISSPLMYEEYPRFIPRAKVH, from the coding sequence ATGCACGAAAAATGCGAAATAATCAATGTTCCCAAAAAGAAGCGAATAGCGCTGGTAGCTCATGATCACCGAAAATCTGACCTTCTGGAATGGGCAAAATTCAATCGCGGTCTCTTAAGTGAACACACCCTTTATGCAACGGGCTCTACAGGAGCTCTTCTGGAAAGAGAGCTTGACCTTCCCATACACAAATTCCAGAGCGGACCCTGGGGAGGAGACCAGCAAATTGGAGCTAAAATTGTTGATCAAGAAATAGATCTCCTTATTTTCTTCTGGGATCCCCTGGAACCCCTTCCCCACGACCCGGATGTAAAAGCTCTATTGCGAATAGCGGTTCTGTGGAACATACTCGTTGCCTGCAATCGGGCATCAGCCGATTTTATAATCTCTTCTCCCCTAATGTATGAAGAATATCCCCGCTTCATCCCCAGAGCAAAAGTGCATTAA
- a CDS encoding nucleotidyltransferase family protein: MRKTEEQWKKSNIFKKKMPTIDDLREFLQEYFLGKKVRVYLFGSRARGTGTPFSDIDLALVSSEDLSMDLALLRDYLEESNLPYKVDLLEYRKADQRLQEIIKKEGILWIDTDCTSKT; the protein is encoded by the coding sequence ATGAGAAAAACCGAAGAACAGTGGAAAAAATCAAACATCTTCAAAAAGAAAATGCCTACCATTGATGATTTGCGAGAGTTTTTGCAGGAGTACTTTCTGGGCAAAAAGGTGCGTGTTTACCTTTTTGGTTCCCGGGCAAGGGGTACTGGTACTCCTTTTTCTGATATCGACCTTGCCCTTGTATCCAGCGAAGACCTGTCAATGGACCTTGCCCTCCTTCGAGATTACCTCGAAGAATCAAACTTACCCTACAAGGTCGATCTTCTGGAATACAGAAAAGCCGACCAGCGCTTGCAGGAAATCATCAAAAAAGAGGGGATCCTGTGGATCGACACCGATTGTACCTCCAAGACCTGA
- a CDS encoding DUF86 domain-containing protein, with amino-acid sequence MKYLGILERYKKYSRQEIESDVDIRGALERYLYLAIQATIDLAEAIVAYKGLRKPATMSESFCILSEEGVVAADLTRELAKMVGFRNVIACDCQDLDYGIVLDVLHNRLKDIKNFLNEVSNAMGIR; translated from the coding sequence TTGAAATACCTGGGAATACTGGAGCGTTACAAAAAATACTCCCGCCAGGAGATAGAGAGCGATGTTGATATACGCGGTGCTTTAGAAAGATATCTTTACCTTGCAATTCAGGCAACAATAGATCTGGCAGAGGCTATCGTTGCCTATAAAGGTTTGCGAAAACCTGCTACGATGAGCGAGTCTTTTTGTATTTTGAGTGAGGAGGGAGTAGTTGCTGCGGACCTCACCAGAGAACTGGCTAAAATGGTAGGTTTTAGGAACGTAATTGCCTGTGATTGCCAGGATTTAGATTATGGCATTGTGCTTGATGTTTTGCATAACAGATTGAAGGACATTAAAAATTTTCTAAATGAAGTTTCTAACGCAATGGGCATCAGGTAG
- a CDS encoding nucleotidyltransferase domain-containing protein, with product MGKELVKSFEKLIPVFESYPEIKLVYLFGSRATGKHSPLSDYDLAVYLDTDSFKRMHDIRFELYDRIGRILKEDNVDIVILNLVESPEFKYLIIKEGKLIFEREPYKVLVEPGILNEYFDFQMLLRRYGLTRT from the coding sequence ATGGGTAAAGAGCTTGTGAAGAGCTTTGAAAAATTAATCCCAGTTTTTGAAAGTTATCCGGAAATAAAACTGGTGTATCTTTTTGGCTCCAGAGCAACGGGAAAACATTCTCCTTTGAGCGACTACGACCTTGCCGTTTACCTGGACACAGATAGTTTCAAGCGCATGCACGATATCAGGTTTGAGCTATATGATCGGATAGGGCGTATTTTGAAGGAGGACAACGTGGATATTGTTATCCTGAATCTGGTGGAGTCGCCCGAATTCAAGTATTTAATCATCAAGGAGGGTAAGTTAATTTTTGAGAGAGAGCCCTACAAGGTGCTTGTTGAGCCAGGGATTCTCAATGAGTACTTTGATTTCCAGATGCTTCTCCGCCGCTATGGGCTGACTAGAACCTGA
- a CDS encoding FeoB small GTPase domain-containing protein encodes MSGVYAFSSNYPGTTVDFLKSRVKKNGEWYELIDAPGTYSLKEEAEAERIAARLVEEADLVINVVDATNLERNLYLTFELAEKQKPMIVALNMWDEAKKKGVEIDVKALSVLLGVPVIPIVATTGEGIKELMDILPAARVPRPVSPDHERRWEEIGEIIERVQRFSYRRPGWREFLQKITVLPVSGTLIGLGVIAGMFFLVRAIGEGIIAYITEPLFNSLYLPLLEKLSAVLSGHPFWHSVLIGKLIDGQIDFELSFGLLTSGLYIPLGVVFPYILAFYFLLSLLEDVGYLPRLAVILDGFLHRLGLHGYSVIPALLGLGCNVPGVMATRVLESEQERFIMATLISIAVPCSAQQALIVGVLASYGVAPILIVYGTLALVGLTVALLLKYLVPGARPALICEMPPYRLPFPSALFSKLWIRLRGFLIDALPVMLVGIAGLNLLFLTNLFPLFAQVVSPWLARALGLPREAILIIIMGFLRKDMAMGMLLPLGLSAKQLVISSVVLSMFFPCIATFVVFLKELGWKRLLQGALIMLVSSFIVGSLLNFIL; translated from the coding sequence TTGAGTGGTGTTTACGCTTTTTCTTCCAACTATCCTGGCACTACGGTTGATTTTCTGAAAAGCAGAGTCAAAAAGAACGGAGAATGGTACGAACTCATCGATGCTCCCGGGACATACTCTCTTAAAGAAGAAGCTGAGGCTGAGCGGATTGCAGCCCGGCTGGTGGAAGAAGCAGACCTGGTTATCAATGTGGTGGACGCTACCAACCTGGAGCGTAACCTATATCTCACTTTTGAGCTGGCCGAAAAGCAAAAACCCATGATTGTGGCGCTCAATATGTGGGATGAGGCGAAGAAAAAGGGCGTAGAAATCGATGTGAAAGCCCTAAGTGTTCTTTTAGGAGTTCCAGTTATTCCCATCGTTGCCACTACCGGTGAGGGTATTAAGGAACTCATGGATATTCTGCCTGCAGCGAGAGTGCCCCGTCCAGTGTCTCCCGATCATGAACGGCGCTGGGAGGAGATTGGCGAGATCATAGAACGGGTTCAGCGTTTTTCCTACCGCAGACCGGGGTGGCGTGAGTTTCTCCAGAAAATCACCGTTTTACCAGTGAGCGGCACCCTGATAGGTCTGGGAGTTATTGCAGGCATGTTTTTCTTAGTGCGCGCAATTGGCGAGGGCATTATTGCCTATATTACCGAGCCCCTTTTCAACAGTTTGTATTTGCCATTGCTTGAGAAATTGAGTGCGGTGCTTTCCGGACATCCTTTCTGGCACAGCGTTTTGATTGGCAAGCTGATCGACGGCCAGATCGATTTTGAGCTTTCTTTTGGCTTGCTCACCAGTGGTCTTTATATCCCTTTAGGCGTGGTTTTCCCGTATATCCTGGCTTTTTACTTCCTGCTCAGTCTGCTTGAGGACGTGGGATACTTGCCTCGGCTGGCAGTTATCCTGGACGGCTTTTTGCACCGTCTGGGTTTGCACGGTTATTCGGTAATCCCTGCTCTTTTAGGCCTGGGGTGCAATGTTCCGGGAGTTATGGCCACCCGGGTTCTGGAAAGTGAGCAAGAGCGCTTCATCATGGCTACTCTGATTTCCATTGCTGTGCCCTGTTCGGCTCAGCAGGCATTGATTGTGGGGGTTCTGGCTTCTTACGGTGTGGCTCCCATTCTGATTGTCTATGGTACTCTGGCCCTGGTGGGTCTCACTGTGGCCCTGCTTTTGAAGTACCTGGTGCCAGGTGCCCGCCCTGCTCTCATTTGCGAAATGCCGCCCTATCGCCTGCCTTTCCCCAGTGCTTTATTTTCCAAGCTCTGGATACGCCTGAGGGGATTCCTGATAGATGCTCTTCCTGTCATGCTTGTGGGTATTGCGGGTTTGAACCTGCTTTTTTTGACAAACCTGTTTCCCCTGTTTGCCCAGGTAGTGAGTCCCTGGTTGGCTCGGGCGCTGGGGCTTCCTCGCGAAGCGATACTGATTATCATTATGGGTTTTTTGCGCAAGGATATGGCAATGGGCATGCTTTTACCTTTGGGCCTTTCAGCAAAACAGCTGGTTATCTCCAGCGTGGTTTTGAGCATGTTTTTCCCCTGTATCGCCACCTTTGTGGTCTTTTTGAAGGAGCTGGGTTGGAAGAGACTGTTGCAGGGAGCTTTGATAATGCTGGTTTCATCTTTTATAGTGGGAAGTTTGCTTAACTTTATCTTATAG
- a CDS encoding nucleotidyltransferase domain-containing protein, whose product MKAIYKKAVQLFKDKIQRVYGDRLVAVILYGSCARGEESDESDIDLFVLLKDIGDFWKEVHQISEIESQVHELLDYQVFISAIPVRAEDFYQKQLPIFMNVKKEGIFV is encoded by the coding sequence ATGAAGGCAATTTACAAAAAGGCCGTCCAGCTTTTCAAAGACAAAATCCAGAGAGTATACGGTGATCGCCTGGTTGCCGTGATTCTGTATGGTTCGTGCGCAAGAGGTGAAGAAAGTGATGAATCTGATATTGATCTCTTCGTCCTCCTGAAAGACATAGGTGACTTCTGGAAAGAGGTCCACCAGATTTCAGAAATCGAATCACAGGTTCACGAACTCCTTGATTACCAGGTCTTTATCTCGGCAATTCCGGTGAGGGCCGAAGATTTTTATCAAAAACAGTTGCCCATCTTCATGAATGTAAAAAAGGAAGGAATCTTTGTTTGA
- a CDS encoding GIY-YIG nuclease family protein has protein sequence MSGQREYYVYILTNKSNQVLYIGVTNNLQRRIYEHKKGLIEGFSKRYNLKKLVYYEVAPSVREAIAREKQLKNWHRQWKINLITRSNPQWKDLSIDFFR, from the coding sequence ATGTCGGGACAGAGAGAGTACTACGTTTACATTCTCACTAATAAAAGCAACCAGGTTCTTTACATTGGAGTGACCAACAACCTGCAGCGCAGAATATACGAGCACAAAAAGGGCCTTATAGAGGGCTTTTCGAAACGCTATAACCTGAAGAAGCTGGTTTACTATGAAGTTGCCCCCAGTGTCAGAGAGGCCATCGCAAGGGAGAAGCAACTCAAGAACTGGCACCGTCAATGGAAGATTAACCTGATTACCCGGAGTAACCCCCAATGGAAGGACCTGAGCATAGACTTTTTCCGGTGA
- a CDS encoding nucleotidyltransferase domain-containing protein, giving the protein MMRKPSLEVKKEIARLVKVLVRRYQPEKIILFGSLARGKATEESDIDLLIIKKTKEPRIYRRSKALRGISRKVPLDVLILTPEEVKFLEEKQSPFIREITTQGKILYERRPLV; this is encoded by the coding sequence ATGATGCGTAAACCTTCTTTAGAAGTAAAAAAGGAGATAGCGAGGCTTGTTAAGGTCCTTGTTCGGCGATACCAACCCGAGAAAATTATTCTCTTTGGGTCTCTGGCACGTGGCAAGGCAACCGAGGAAAGTGATATCGACCTCCTCATAATCAAAAAGACTAAAGAGCCACGGATTTACCGCCGAAGCAAAGCCTTAAGGGGGATTTCCCGAAAGGTTCCTCTTGATGTCCTTATTCTGACCCCAGAAGAAGTAAAATTCCTCGAGGAGAAACAATCGCCTTTCATTCGAGAAATCACTACTCAAGGCAAGATCCTCTATGAGCGGAGACCCCTGGTTTGA
- a CDS encoding nucleotidyltransferase family protein, producing MKKQSPGFQFQILEKYLKIRKEELERLRMSTLKKVEEALEKVATQIKFDEAYIFGSLTKPGRFKKDSDIDIGFYGLKDEDFFKMISYLSLELEREVDVIQLEGHRLENKVKTEGIRWKKGNSQS from the coding sequence GTGAAAAAGCAATCCCCGGGTTTCCAGTTTCAGATACTGGAAAAATATCTCAAAATCAGAAAAGAAGAGCTGGAACGCTTGCGAATGAGCACTTTGAAAAAGGTCGAGGAAGCGTTGGAAAAAGTTGCCACTCAGATAAAGTTCGATGAAGCCTACATTTTCGGCTCTCTCACCAAACCGGGGCGTTTCAAAAAAGACTCTGATATCGATATAGGGTTTTACGGCCTCAAAGATGAAGACTTCTTCAAAATGATCTCTTACCTTTCTCTGGAGCTTGAAAGAGAGGTAGACGTCATACAGCTTGAAGGCCACAGGCTCGAGAACAAAGTGAAAACGGAGGGAATACGGTGGAAGAAGGGAAATTCGCAATCCTGA
- a CDS encoding nucleotidyltransferase domain-containing protein produces the protein MEKLEFEVVQKRKKLLTEELQKIVSVLIENYQPEKIILFGSLASDKVKEESDIDLLLVKKSDKRPLERVMEVMALLGYPRIALDIFVYTPEEIEYLRKEGSQFIEDILEHGKVLYEKNH, from the coding sequence ATGGAAAAACTTGAGTTCGAGGTTGTTCAAAAAAGAAAAAAGCTCCTCACCGAAGAGCTACAAAAAATAGTGAGTGTTTTGATTGAAAATTACCAGCCAGAGAAAATAATTCTTTTTGGCTCGCTGGCAAGCGACAAAGTGAAAGAAGAAAGCGACATCGACCTTTTACTCGTCAAAAAAAGCGATAAAAGACCCCTGGAAAGAGTAATGGAAGTTATGGCATTACTTGGTTATCCCCGGATTGCTTTGGACATCTTCGTATATACCCCGGAAGAAATCGAGTATTTAAGAAAAGAAGGAAGTCAGTTTATCGAAGATATCCTCGAACACGGCAAAGTCCTTTATGAAAAAAATCACTGA
- a CDS encoding HEPN domain-containing protein: MSGDPWFDYASEDIKAGEILYAQGLYRLASFHAQQAVEKALKGLLWRLHINPPRVHDLVILYHKVRKYYPDVRLSVDELEILSSIYLESRYPADLGLLPKGEPTELDARKILEIARGILREIWKALQPE; encoded by the coding sequence ATGAGCGGAGACCCCTGGTTTGATTATGCCAGCGAGGATATCAAAGCAGGGGAAATACTTTATGCTCAAGGATTGTACCGTCTGGCATCGTTCCACGCCCAGCAGGCCGTTGAAAAAGCTTTAAAAGGTTTGCTTTGGCGCCTGCATATCAATCCGCCCAGAGTTCATGACCTTGTTATCTTATATCACAAAGTAAGGAAATACTATCCCGATGTACGCCTTTCCGTGGATGAACTCGAAATCCTTAGTAGCATTTACCTGGAATCTCGTTATCCTGCCGATCTTGGGCTTCTGCCAAAGGGTGAGCCTACGGAGTTAGATGCAAGGAAAATCCTCGAAATTGCTCGGGGAATACTGCGAGAAATCTGGAAAGCCCTGCAGCCGGAATGA
- a CDS encoding Fur family transcriptional regulator has product MVKRKWKEIFHSFDKRPTPSRCAILEVFEEGKRHLSAEEVYEQLRRKNKKVGIATVYRNLDLLSRMGILRRVNFGDGREHYELVQPSETHHHHLVCVNCGRVIDYSELMDEEREFLDRLEKELEKKHNFRIQSHQVYFYGLCKNCQ; this is encoded by the coding sequence ATGGTGAAACGGAAGTGGAAAGAAATATTCCACAGTTTTGACAAGCGACCAACTCCTTCCCGGTGTGCCATTCTGGAAGTATTTGAGGAAGGGAAGCGGCATCTTTCTGCGGAAGAAGTGTACGAACAGCTGAGGCGGAAAAACAAGAAAGTAGGTATTGCTACTGTTTATCGCAACCTGGACTTGCTTTCCCGGATGGGGATTTTGCGCAGGGTAAATTTTGGTGATGGGAGGGAGCACTATGAACTGGTGCAACCTTCGGAAACCCATCACCATCATTTAGTATGTGTTAACTGTGGGAGGGTCATCGACTATAGCGAGCTTATGGATGAGGAGAGAGAATTTCTGGACCGTTTAGAAAAAGAACTCGAGAAAAAGCATAATTTCCGGATTCAGTCCCATCAGGTTTACTTTTACGGGTTGTGCAAGAACTGTCAATAG
- a CDS encoding nucleotidyltransferase domain-containing protein, whose product MSAVLAKAKAIIKEEVEKAGLRLRRVLLFGSRARGEAHPDSDWDFLVIVDRTPERTTRIRLETRIGIRLVLERLPSDVLILSEDQFARQKKDVGCIAYYAAKESITL is encoded by the coding sequence GTGAGTGCAGTTTTGGCAAAGGCGAAAGCCATTATTAAAGAGGAAGTAGAAAAAGCAGGTTTGCGTTTGCGGCGGGTTCTTCTTTTTGGAAGCCGTGCTCGAGGTGAGGCTCACCCGGATAGCGACTGGGATTTTCTGGTAATTGTGGATCGCACCCCTGAAAGAACTACTCGTATTCGCTTGGAAACACGCATCGGAATACGCCTGGTTCTGGAGCGACTGCCGTCTGATGTACTCATTCTTTCTGAAGATCAGTTTGCCAGGCAAAAAAAGGATGTAGGATGCATTGCTTACTATGCGGCGAAGGAGAGCATTACCCTTTGA
- a CDS encoding HEPN domain-containing protein, translating into MRAWILKAESDLKVAQDELVTKNPATDAICFHSEQCAEKYFKTFLVYCNKEIPRTHNIAELIYRCAEIEPEFQSLLDTDVPFLTAYAVAMRYPG; encoded by the coding sequence GTGCGGGCGTGGATCTTAAAAGCTGAAAGCGACCTGAAAGTGGCCCAAGATGAGTTAGTTACTAAAAATCCAGCTACTGATGCTATCTGTTTTCATAGTGAGCAGTGTGCTGAAAAGTACTTCAAAACTTTCTTAGTTTATTGCAACAAGGAGATTCCTCGTACTCATAATATTGCTGAATTGATTTACCGTTGTGCAGAGATCGAACCAGAGTTTCAGAGTCTTTTGGACACCGATGTTCCTTTTCTTACTGCCTATGCAGTAGCTATGCGCTACCCCGGATAA
- a CDS encoding nucleotidyltransferase family protein: MEQEIIDRLKALKPGLQKLFGITELAIFGSYARGEDKSTSDIDIVILKMERKNGLVIARAKRYLSEQLGKEVDIGLYDSLRPFVRRRVERELIHV, from the coding sequence GTGGAACAGGAAATCATCGACAGATTAAAAGCACTCAAACCGGGTTTGCAGAAACTTTTTGGAATTACCGAGTTGGCTATTTTTGGCTCCTATGCCCGGGGCGAAGATAAAAGCACCAGTGATATTGATATTGTGATCCTGAAAATGGAAAGGAAAAACGGGTTGGTTATTGCCAGGGCCAAACGATACTTGAGTGAACAGTTGGGGAAAGAAGTCGATATTGGACTCTATGATTCGTTAAGGCCATTTGTCAGAAGAAGGGTTGAGAGAGAGCTGATCCATGTCTAA
- a CDS encoding DUF86 domain-containing protein, whose translation MSKRYWELFLFDILVAILKIKEVAKNFKDAEELKRNFVAWDSVIREFEIIGEATGKLIKAGVLPGEYQEIVDFRNLLIHHYFGIDAEEVWNVIQSDLDDFAEVITHRIAALNSTLKQEIIQDLIEENQHLHFVIEFLKKLST comes from the coding sequence ATGTCTAAGAGATATTGGGAGCTTTTTCTTTTTGACATTTTGGTTGCCATCTTGAAAATTAAGGAAGTAGCCAAAAACTTTAAAGATGCGGAAGAACTCAAACGTAATTTCGTAGCTTGGGATAGTGTTATAAGAGAATTCGAGATTATTGGGGAGGCTACTGGGAAGTTGATTAAAGCCGGGGTTTTGCCCGGAGAGTATCAGGAAATCGTTGATTTCAGGAACCTTTTGATTCATCATTACTTTGGAATCGATGCTGAAGAAGTTTGGAATGTGATCCAGAGCGATCTGGATGATTTTGCTGAAGTTATTACTCATCGGATTGCAGCCCTTAATAGTACCCTCAAGCAAGAAATTATTCAGGACCTGATTGAAGAAAACCAGCATCTCCATTTTGTGATTGAATTCTTGAAAAAACTGTCAACCTAA